From the Acidimicrobiales bacterium genome, the window CGACCACGAGGCCGTCGAGGCCCCGGTCGACGACGGCCGCCGCCGACTCGGCTCCGGCCCCGGTCACGTCGATCAGCGCGGCGCGACGGTCGGCCGGCATCGGCGGGAGGGCGGCGCGCGCCGCCTCGATCCAGGCGTCGTCGGGGTCGAGGGGGACGAGATCGGGCTCGGGGAAGTAGCGGTAGTCGTAGGCCTCCTCCTTCGAGCGCATGGTGTGGGTGCGCCCGTCGGCCTCGTCCCAGTGGCGGGTCTCCTGCACGACCCGCTCGCCGGACCCCAGGAGGTCGACCTGCCGCCGCGCCTCGTACTCGATGGCCCGGCCGAGTGACCGGGTCGAGTTGAGGTTCTTGATCTCGCAGCGGTTGCCGAGCACGTCGTCACCGACCCGGCGCACCGACACGTTGGCGTCGACGCGCATGGAGCCCTCCTCCATCTTGGCGTCGGAGGCCCCGGCGGCGAGGAGCACGGCCCGCAGCTCGTTGACGAACGCCCGAGCGTCCTCGGCGCCGCGCAGGTCGGGCCGACCGACGATCTCGACGAGGGGCACGCCGGCACGGTTGTAGTCCACCAGCGAGTGCACGGCGTCGGTGATGCGGCCGCCCCCACCCACGTGGGTGGACTTGCCGGTGTCCTCCTCGAGATGGGCCCGTTCGATGCCCGCACGGGTCCCGCTCGGCAGCTCGAGCCAGCCGTCGACGTTGATGGGCTGGTCGTACTGGCTGATCTGGTAGTCCTTCGGCATGTCGGGATAGAAGTAGTTCTTCCGCGCGAACGTGCTCGGCGCGACGGTGCAGTGCAGGGCCAGGCCGAGGCGCATGGCCAGCTCGACGGCCTGGCGGTTCAGCACCGGAAGCGAGCCGGGCAACCCGAGGCACACCGGGCACACGTTGGTGTTGGGCTCGTCGCCGAAGGCGTTGCGGCAGCCGCAGAACAGCTTGGTGGCCGTCGCGAGCTCGCAGTGGACCTCGAGGCCGATCACGACCTCCCACCCGGCCAGCGCGCCGGCCGCCGCCGACGACGCCGTCTCGGTGGCGCTCACGCGCCCACCTCCCCGGCCATGGCGTCTTCGAGGACGGCGGCGGCGCGGAACATGGTGACCTCCTGCAGGGCGGGGGCGAGCAGCTGCACGCCGACGGGGAGGCCATCGGCCCCGGACCCGAACGGGACGCTCATGGCCGGGTCACCCGACAGGTTCGACGGGATGGTGCAGACGTCGGACAGGTACATGGCGAGCGGGTCGTCGGTCTTGGCGCCGAAGGGGAAGGCGGTGCTGGGCGTGGTGGGCGCCAGCAGGAGGTCGAACGAGTCGTAGGCGGCGGTGAAGTCGCGGATGATCAGCGTGCGGACCTGCTGGGCCTTGCCGTAGTAGGCGTCGTAGTAACCGGCCGAGAGGGCGAAGGTGCCGAGCATGATGCGGCGCTTCACCTCGTCGCCGAACCCCGCGGTGCGGGTGGCCAGGTTCATCGCCGGGGTCGTGGGGGCGTCGACGCGCAGCCCGTAGCGCACGCCGTCGTAGCGGGCGAGGTTGCTGGAGGCCTCGGCCGGCGCGATCAGGTAATAGGCCGAGACCCCGAGGGAGACGGCGGGGACCGAGGTCTCCTCGACGGTCGCCCCGGCGGCGGCGAGAGCCTCGGCCGCAGCGGTCACCCGGGCCCGCACATCAGGCTCGATGCCCTCGCCCATCAGCTCTCGCACCACCCCCACCCGCAGGCCGTCAACGCCCTCGCCGAGGTGGCGCACCAGCTCCGGCGAGGGCTGGTCGATCGACGTGGAGTCCATCGGGTCGTGGCCGGCGATGACCTCGAGGAGGGTTGCGGCGTCGGCCACGGTGGGGGCGAACGGCCCGATCTGGTCGAGGCTGCTGGCGAAGGCGATGAGGCCGTAGCGGCTCACCAGTCCGTAGGTGGGCTTGACACCGACCACACCGCAGAACGAGGCGGGCTGGCGGATCGACCCACCGGTGTCGGAGCCGAGGGCCAGTGGGGCGAAGCCGGCGGCCACCGCGGCCGCGCTGCCGCCACTGGAGCCACCCGGCACCCGCGACAGGTCGTGGGGGTTGCGGGTGGGGCCGAAGGCCGAGTTCTCGGTGGACGAGCCCATGGCGAACTCGTCGAGGTTGGTCTTGCCGATGGCGATCGCCCCGGCGGCGGCCAGGCGCTCGACGACGGTGGCGTCGTACGGCGGCCGCCATCCCTCGAGGATGCGAGACGAGCACGTGGTGGGCAGGCCCCGGGTGCAGAGGTTGTCCTTGAGCGCCACGGGGACGCCGGCAAGCGGGCCGGGGTCGCCGCCGTCGGCGATCCGTCGGTCGAGGTGCTCCGCCGCCAGGTGTGCGTCGCGGTCGTGCACGGCGTTGAAGGCGTGGATGTCGCCCTCGCGGCCGGCGATGGCCTCGAGGTGCTGCTGGACGACCTCCACGGCCGTGCGCTCGCCCGCGCGGACGCTTCGGGCCACCTCGAGGGCGGACAGGACGGTGGCGTCGGACATCAGGGCGCCTCGCCGAGCACCGGCGGGACGCGGAAGCGTTGGTCCTCCACCGACGGCGCGGCGGCGAGGACCTCGTCGCGCTCGAGGCTCGGCCTGGGCTCGTCGGCCCGCAGCACGTTGCGCAGCGGCAGCGGGTGCGAGGTCGGAGGGACCCCCTCGGTGTCGAGGGCCTCGACGTCGGCGGCGTGGTCGAGCACCTTCGCCAGCTGGCCGGTGAACGTGTCGAGCTCCTCCTCGGTCAGCTCCAGGCGTGCGAGGGCGGCCACATGGGCGACGTCGTCACGGGTCAGCGATGCCATGGGGGCATGGTACGGGCCGCGGCAAGGGCGACCGGCAGCGGTGGGACCGTCAGCGGTCGGTGGCGTCCGGAGCCGTGTCCGCCTCGTCATCACCGGCCAGCTCGAACCACACCACCTTGCAGGACGGCGCCAGCGTCACGCCCCAGGCCGAGGCCATCTGGTCGATGAGCCACAACCCCCGCCCCCCGACGTCGTGAGGGGCCGGGCACCTCAGCTCCGGTGCCCGGCAGCACGCGTCCTCCACCTCCACCCGCAACCGGTGGCCGTCCCAGCGGACACGGACCGCCACGGGCGGAAGCCCGTGTTCCATGGCGTTCACCATCAGCTCGGTGGCCAGCAGCGACAGGTGCTCGTCGTCGACCGAGGCGCCGAGTCGGTGGGCCACGTCGACCAGCCTCCGGCGGACGGCCTCCAGCGCGGCGAGGTCGGCGGGGACCCCGAACGCGAGCTCCACCACACCGCCCCTCTCCATGCCCATGGAGTACCCCCTGCTGGCGAACCTATGTCGAACCGGGCAATGTCCGCCACCCGCGGAGGCGGGAGGTGCGGGCTAGGCGGTCACCTTGGTGACGAAGTCGACAGCCGAGCGATTGATGAGCTCCTTGTCATGGTCGAGGGTGGCCACGTGGTAGCTGCGCTCGAGGATCACCCGCTCGACAGGACCGGACACGGTCGCGGCGAGGTGGTCGCTCGCCGCCGGGTTCACGACGTGGTCCTGCCGGCTGGTCATGATCAGGACCGGGCAGACGATCGCCGGCAGGCGCTCCTGGAGCTCGTCGACGGCCTCGAACAGCGAGAGGGCCGGCTCGAGGGGCGACCCGTCGTAAGCCCGCTCCACCACGTCAGGATCCGCGATGTCGGACCCGATCCCGGGCGAGATGGTCTCGCCGCCGTCGATCATGAGCCGCACCATCTCGAGCACCTCGGGCTCGCTCGGCAGCACGGCGGCGTTGATGCAGACGATCCCGGCGATCTCGGGGTGGTGGCCAGCCAG encodes:
- the gatB gene encoding Asp-tRNA(Asn)/Glu-tRNA(Gln) amidotransferase subunit GatB yields the protein MSATETASSAAAGALAGWEVVIGLEVHCELATATKLFCGCRNAFGDEPNTNVCPVCLGLPGSLPVLNRQAVELAMRLGLALHCTVAPSTFARKNYFYPDMPKDYQISQYDQPINVDGWLELPSGTRAGIERAHLEEDTGKSTHVGGGGRITDAVHSLVDYNRAGVPLVEIVGRPDLRGAEDARAFVNELRAVLLAAGASDAKMEEGSMRVDANVSVRRVGDDVLGNRCEIKNLNSTRSLGRAIEYEARRQVDLLGSGERVVQETRHWDEADGRTHTMRSKEEAYDYRYFPEPDLVPLDPDDAWIEAARAALPPMPADRRAALIDVTGAGAESAAAVVDRGLDGLVVAALAAGGDAARLLTHAEHNLAGVASDALDPNRLADLSRMERDGALTATQAKTVLAEMVETGGAPAAIAESHGFEAMGADALVSVVDEVVATNPDAWASYRAGDAKVAGFFVGQVMKATKGQADGKAVTALLRAKADAEA
- the gatA gene encoding Asp-tRNA(Asn)/Glu-tRNA(Gln) amidotransferase subunit GatA, whose protein sequence is MSDATVLSALEVARSVRAGERTAVEVVQQHLEAIAGREGDIHAFNAVHDRDAHLAAEHLDRRIADGGDPGPLAGVPVALKDNLCTRGLPTTCSSRILEGWRPPYDATVVERLAAAGAIAIGKTNLDEFAMGSSTENSAFGPTRNPHDLSRVPGGSSGGSAAAVAAGFAPLALGSDTGGSIRQPASFCGVVGVKPTYGLVSRYGLIAFASSLDQIGPFAPTVADAATLLEVIAGHDPMDSTSIDQPSPELVRHLGEGVDGLRVGVVRELMGEGIEPDVRARVTAAAEALAAAGATVEETSVPAVSLGVSAYYLIAPAEASSNLARYDGVRYGLRVDAPTTPAMNLATRTAGFGDEVKRRIMLGTFALSAGYYDAYYGKAQQVRTLIIRDFTAAYDSFDLLLAPTTPSTAFPFGAKTDDPLAMYLSDVCTIPSNLSGDPAMSVPFGSGADGLPVGVQLLAPALQEVTMFRAAAVLEDAMAGEVGA
- the gatC gene encoding Asp-tRNA(Asn)/Glu-tRNA(Gln) amidotransferase subunit GatC; translated protein: MASLTRDDVAHVAALARLELTEEELDTFTGQLAKVLDHAADVEALDTEGVPPTSHPLPLRNVLRADEPRPSLERDEVLAAAPSVEDQRFRVPPVLGEAP
- a CDS encoding ATP-binding protein; this translates as MGMERGGVVELAFGVPADLAALEAVRRRLVDVAHRLGASVDDEHLSLLATELMVNAMEHGLPPVAVRVRWDGHRLRVEVEDACCRAPELRCPAPHDVGGRGLWLIDQMASAWGVTLAPSCKVVWFELAGDDEADTAPDATDR
- a CDS encoding alpha/beta fold hydrolase, whose translation is MTEQRDLIPGAEPVSVAGGPVGVLVLHGFTGNPGSVRPLADAMVAAGFTVEMPLLPGHGTVVEDMVPTRFTDWAAAAEASYLDLAGRVDAVVVAGLSMGGTLTCWLAGHHPEIAGIVCINAAVLPSEPEVLEMVRLMIDGGETISPGIGSDIADPDVVERAYDGSPLEPALSLFEAVDELQERLPAIVCPVLIMTSRQDHVVNPAASDHLAATVSGPVERVILERSYHVATLDHDKELINRSAVDFVTKVTA